From the genome of Deinococcus cellulosilyticus NBRC 106333 = KACC 11606, one region includes:
- a CDS encoding DUF2157 domain-containing protein, translating to MKRPLSTAQRQWLLAELRVWQEKDILQGEQARAILDLYPQEAEMQSARQSRVFVVLWTFGMLFLGAAILAVVAFNWAVVPAAVRVLLVLLGLGASHILAARSSGVMSDVWSLLANLVMGAGIWVIAQTFQMSMDTSIGQLLWMLGILFTLLQARSSLNHFLLIGIFAAMFYYGDSGQTPAVLLGGLLLIPSVVWAHRKPAPGLFNGLMVALVYWMYWGLATLGQYALLLPLGAGLLLLGENLRPSIFRVLGWSVLIIMTTLMGTVSDMRGQTAIGWTLHGVLILLPLAYVVWSRPAAVPWSRYTLPVLLLLLTPLYGLLGRDGTVILSLVFTLLLGYHLTVRGIQEDLGWMFSLGAITLVLTLLYRSYGYLEPFGDGGWILMMLVVSAIFIALALYWRRRKSS from the coding sequence GTGAAGCGCCCCCTGTCCACAGCGCAACGCCAGTGGTTGCTGGCTGAACTCAGGGTGTGGCAGGAAAAAGACATCCTGCAGGGAGAACAGGCCAGGGCCATTCTGGACCTTTACCCTCAGGAAGCAGAAATGCAGAGTGCCAGACAGTCCAGGGTGTTTGTGGTCTTGTGGACGTTTGGAATGCTGTTTCTGGGTGCGGCCATTCTTGCAGTGGTGGCCTTCAACTGGGCGGTGGTCCCGGCTGCGGTGCGTGTGCTGCTGGTGCTCTTGGGGCTTGGGGCCAGTCACATCCTTGCTGCCCGTTCCAGTGGGGTCATGTCTGACGTGTGGTCGCTGCTGGCCAACCTGGTGATGGGTGCAGGCATCTGGGTGATCGCCCAGACGTTTCAGATGTCCATGGACACCTCCATCGGGCAGTTGTTGTGGATGCTGGGCATTCTGTTCACGCTGCTCCAGGCCCGGTCCTCCCTCAACCACTTCCTGCTGATCGGAATTTTTGCAGCGATGTTCTATTACGGGGATTCTGGTCAGACTCCAGCTGTCCTGCTGGGTGGCCTGCTGCTGATCCCCAGTGTGGTGTGGGCCCACCGAAAACCCGCCCCAGGTCTTTTCAATGGGCTGATGGTGGCCCTGGTCTACTGGATGTACTGGGGACTGGCCACTCTGGGCCAGTATGCCCTGCTGCTTCCGCTGGGTGCAGGACTCCTGCTCCTGGGTGAGAACCTGCGCCCGAGCATCTTCAGGGTGCTGGGCTGGTCGGTTCTGATCATCATGACCACCCTGATGGGAACCGTGTCTGACATGCGGGGTCAGACTGCAATCGGCTGGACTTTGCATGGGGTGCTGATTTTGCTTCCTCTGGCTTATGTGGTGTGGTCCCGTCCTGCTGCTGTGCCGTGGAGCAGGTACACTCTGCCTGTTCTGCTCCTGCTTTTGACCCCACTCTATGGGTTGCTGGGAAGGGATGGCACCGTGATCCTGAGCCTGGTGTTCACCCTGCTTCTGGGGTACCACCTGACGGTGCGGGGCATTCAGGAGGACCTCGGGTGGATGTTCTCCCTCGGGGCCATCACCCTGGTGCTGACCCTGCTGTACCGATCTTACGGGTACCTTGAACCCTTCGGGGATGGAGGGTGGATTCTGATGATGCTGGTGGTGTCTGCCATTTTCATTGCACTTGCCCTCTACTGGAGAAGGAGAAAAAGTTCATGA
- a CDS encoding GDYXXLXY domain-containing protein: MKWIALAVQTLILLMLLGLATLPFLNAQSILVKVVPLDPWDPYRGEYVRLSYPFSRLPDWNPQNGETVYVRLQPDSKGIYQAAEFLNQPPEGGVYLKGRVQWGQILYGIESFYVQKGMARRYENAAAQGSLYAVLQVNSSGTPRLQRLRVD, from the coding sequence ATGAAGTGGATTGCACTCGCTGTACAGACCCTGATCCTGCTGATGTTGCTGGGCCTGGCCACCCTTCCTTTCCTGAATGCCCAGAGCATCCTGGTGAAGGTGGTTCCGCTGGACCCATGGGACCCTTACCGGGGAGAGTACGTGCGGCTCAGTTACCCCTTCAGCCGTCTGCCGGACTGGAACCCTCAGAACGGAGAGACGGTGTATGTGAGGCTTCAACCTGACTCAAAGGGAATTTATCAGGCTGCAGAATTCCTGAATCAACCCCCAGAGGGAGGCGTGTACCTCAAAGGCAGGGTCCAGTGGGGTCAGATTCTTTACGGGATCGAGTCGTTTTATGTGCAGAAGGGCATGGCCCGCAGGTATGAGAACGCTGCTGCTCAGGGCAGTCTGTATGCTGTCCTGCAGGTGAATTCCTCAGGGACACCACGCCTGCAGAGACTCAGGGTAGACTGA
- a CDS encoding protein kinase domain-containing protein: protein MLRERHLLVFFLYSVGVESIHLPDRYQLQACIGEGGSALVYRALDHHLGREVAVKVLHDYVIPADRHRFEREIRTLARLTHPNVVSIYDLGHTEDRRLFFTMQLLNGGAFHEVGPLEATPESFERFFRVSRAVLYGLEYMHEKGMIHRDLTPHNILFGPDGLPRIMDFGLVYASQDVTRDLTRTGYTLGTPHYMAPEQARGGMVGPHSDIYAFGAVMYRALTGQVPFEGDNDQAVLYQHVYEPPRHPTEINPAVPEPLAEAVLKFLEKDPKNRPMSGAGAIAVIEEARENLLRNTIPGQYRGGLARTGYHPGGPTFTRPLKSIWSVRLGTDVSWPSAVIGDRDFVAVGTRKGTVAVYEHTGRKHAEYGARDEVTAPVTLEGDRLVYGSWDGVVRSVDVRTGVEHWRHQARSEITTAPTRFGELYFVAARDGHLHALHEKTGVMKWAFKTQSPLAGSPVIWASTIMLADEEGWVYGLDAASGKSLWKLQLSSVHATPVAAPISREQLMLLIPTWEGELHALKLTLNNGRYMPDPQDVLEWTYDLEGEVWCSPAVHQGRVYMGSWAGQLYALDLHTGDDLWTCQVGSRITASPVVSSGVVYVASEDGDLLALNEKTGDVVWKVKTPSGIQATPLLTDSTLYVAFMDGTLTAFR from the coding sequence ATGCTGAGAGAAAGGCACCTTCTGGTGTTCTTTTTATATAGTGTTGGGGTGGAGTCGATTCACCTCCCTGACCGCTACCAATTGCAGGCCTGCATCGGAGAGGGTGGCAGTGCCCTGGTGTACCGTGCCCTGGACCACCACCTCGGGCGTGAGGTGGCCGTCAAGGTGTTGCATGATTATGTGATTCCCGCAGACCGTCACCGTTTCGAAAGGGAGATTCGCACCCTGGCCAGACTCACCCATCCGAATGTGGTGTCCATCTATGACCTGGGGCACACCGAGGACAGACGGCTGTTTTTCACCATGCAACTCCTGAATGGAGGGGCTTTTCATGAGGTGGGGCCTCTGGAAGCGACCCCTGAATCCTTCGAGCGGTTTTTCAGGGTGTCACGTGCGGTGCTGTACGGTCTGGAATACATGCACGAGAAGGGCATGATCCACCGGGACCTCACCCCGCACAACATCCTTTTTGGCCCCGATGGTCTGCCGCGCATCATGGACTTCGGACTGGTGTACGCCTCACAGGACGTGACCCGGGACCTGACTCGCACAGGGTACACGCTGGGCACCCCGCACTACATGGCTCCAGAGCAGGCGAGAGGGGGGATGGTCGGGCCCCACAGTGACATCTATGCTTTTGGTGCAGTGATGTACCGTGCCCTCACCGGGCAGGTGCCTTTTGAAGGGGACAACGATCAGGCGGTGCTTTACCAGCATGTGTACGAGCCTCCCAGGCATCCCACAGAGATCAATCCTGCTGTTCCAGAGCCCCTGGCAGAAGCGGTGCTCAAGTTTCTGGAGAAAGATCCCAAAAACCGCCCCATGAGTGGTGCGGGGGCCATTGCTGTGATTGAGGAAGCCAGAGAAAACCTGCTGCGCAACACCATTCCTGGTCAGTACAGAGGAGGTCTGGCCCGTACGGGCTACCACCCTGGAGGCCCCACCTTTACACGCCCCCTCAAATCCATCTGGTCGGTGCGCCTCGGAACCGATGTGTCCTGGCCCTCTGCGGTGATCGGAGACAGGGATTTTGTGGCGGTCGGAACCCGCAAGGGAACAGTGGCGGTCTATGAGCACACAGGCCGCAAACATGCCGAATATGGTGCCAGAGATGAAGTCACTGCTCCTGTGACCCTGGAAGGAGACCGTCTGGTCTACGGTTCGTGGGATGGGGTGGTGCGCTCGGTGGATGTGCGCACCGGAGTGGAACACTGGAGGCACCAGGCCAGAAGTGAGATCACCACAGCCCCCACCCGCTTTGGTGAACTGTACTTTGTGGCGGCCAGAGACGGCCATCTGCACGCCCTGCACGAGAAAACCGGAGTGATGAAATGGGCTTTCAAAACCCAGTCTCCTCTGGCCGGCAGTCCGGTGATCTGGGCAAGCACCATCATGCTGGCAGACGAGGAGGGCTGGGTCTATGGTCTTGATGCTGCAAGTGGAAAATCCCTCTGGAAGCTGCAGCTCAGCAGCGTGCATGCCACACCTGTTGCTGCGCCCATCTCCAGAGAGCAACTGATGCTGCTGATTCCCACCTGGGAAGGGGAACTCCACGCCCTGAAACTCACCCTCAACAACGGACGCTACATGCCTGACCCACAAGACGTGCTGGAATGGACGTACGACCTCGAAGGGGAGGTCTGGTGCAGCCCTGCCGTGCACCAGGGCAGGGTGTACATGGGGTCCTGGGCAGGTCAGTTGTATGCCCTGGATTTGCACACGGGCGATGACTTATGGACCTGTCAGGTGGGTTCCCGAATCACCGCCAGTCCGGTGGTCTCTTCAGGGGTGGTTTACGTCGCGAGTGAAGACGGAGATCTGCTTGCCCTAAACGAAAAAACCGGAGATGTTGTCTGGAAGGTCAAGACGCCAAGTGGCATTCAGGCGACCCCCCTGCTCACCGATTCGACCCTGTACGTGGCTTTCATGGACGGCACGCTCACCGCATTCCGCTGA
- a CDS encoding YifB family Mg chelatase-like AAA ATPase, with amino-acid sequence MLSQILSVSLMGVDAVPVTVEVDVASGLPAFNLVGLPDQAVSESRERVRAALRNSGLPFPISRITVNLAPADLRKEGPLFDLPMALGLLVAQGMIPQQVLSEYVVAGELALDGSLRAVPGMINMALMARTLQKKVLVPFLNAGEAALIEGVEVYGANTLLEALNHLNGTRPLPLSPRPVPEQDEQTLLCLSDIKGQTQAKRTLEIAIAGGHNLLMMGSPGSGKTMLSRRSASLLPALTDEEALEVTRIHSAAGQLGARGLITRPPFRAPHHTVSDAGLIGGGSIPKPGEVSLAHYGILFLDEFPEFNRKSLETLRQPLEDGIVQISRARASVTYPARFQLIAAMNPCPCGWLGDTEKPCTCTPAERSRYVSRISGPLLDRIDLVVTVPRLTVEELNRAPEGEKSSVVRERIAKARNSMQQRQGMRNAVLVGQKLREVTQLSSDAASFLTAVSQQLSLTGRGYDRLLRVARTIADLAGSEDIRQVHVAEAVAYRPKGLELV; translated from the coding sequence ATGTTGAGCCAGATTTTGAGTGTATCTCTGATGGGTGTGGACGCTGTTCCCGTGACGGTGGAGGTGGATGTGGCCTCTGGTCTCCCTGCTTTCAACCTGGTGGGTCTGCCCGATCAGGCCGTTTCTGAATCCAGAGAGCGGGTGCGTGCTGCACTGCGCAACAGCGGTCTCCCATTTCCCATTTCACGCATCACCGTCAATCTTGCCCCTGCCGATTTGCGCAAAGAAGGTCCCCTTTTTGACCTCCCAATGGCCCTGGGTCTGCTGGTGGCCCAGGGGATGATCCCACAGCAGGTCCTTTCGGAATATGTGGTGGCCGGAGAACTCGCCCTGGATGGAAGCCTCAGGGCCGTTCCCGGCATGATCAACATGGCCCTGATGGCGAGAACCCTGCAGAAGAAAGTGCTGGTGCCCTTCCTCAACGCAGGTGAGGCTGCTTTGATTGAAGGGGTGGAGGTGTACGGGGCCAACACGCTCCTGGAAGCCTTAAACCACCTGAACGGCACCCGACCCCTGCCCCTCAGCCCCAGACCTGTTCCCGAACAGGATGAACAGACGCTCTTGTGCCTCAGTGACATCAAGGGCCAGACCCAGGCCAAACGCACCCTGGAAATTGCCATTGCCGGGGGGCACAACCTCCTGATGATGGGCAGTCCGGGCAGCGGAAAAACCATGCTTTCCCGAAGGTCTGCAAGCCTGCTTCCAGCGCTGACCGACGAGGAAGCCCTGGAAGTGACCCGCATCCACAGCGCAGCAGGGCAACTCGGGGCCAGAGGCCTCATCACCCGGCCTCCCTTCCGGGCCCCTCACCACACGGTCAGTGATGCAGGACTGATTGGGGGCGGAAGCATCCCCAAACCCGGAGAGGTCAGCCTCGCCCATTACGGCATCCTCTTTCTGGACGAGTTCCCGGAGTTCAACCGCAAAAGCCTGGAAACGCTCAGGCAACCCCTTGAAGATGGCATTGTACAGATTTCCCGTGCCAGGGCCAGCGTCACTTATCCTGCCCGGTTCCAGCTCATTGCTGCCATGAACCCCTGCCCCTGCGGATGGCTGGGGGACACCGAAAAACCCTGCACCTGCACGCCAGCAGAGCGCTCCAGATACGTGTCCCGCATTTCTGGACCCCTGCTGGACCGCATCGATCTGGTGGTGACGGTCCCCAGATTGACGGTGGAAGAGCTCAACCGTGCTCCAGAAGGCGAAAAGAGCAGCGTGGTGCGTGAACGGATTGCAAAGGCCCGAAATTCCATGCAGCAGAGACAGGGCATGAGGAACGCTGTTCTGGTGGGTCAGAAACTCCGTGAAGTCACCCAGCTCAGCAGCGATGCTGCCTCTTTCCTGACTGCAGTCAGCCAGCAGCTTTCCCTCACCGGAAGGGGATATGACAGGCTGCTCAGGGTGGCCCGCACCATCGCAGACCTCGCAGGCAGCGAAGACATCCGGCAGGTGCACGTTGCAGAAGCGGTGGCCTACCGCCCGAAAGGGCTGGAACTGGTGTGA
- the glyA gene encoding serine hydroxymethyltransferase, with protein MTQTTVRDLKIFELIEQERQRQIHGLELIASENFVSSDVREAAGSVLTNKYAEGYPGKRWYGGCEVVDQVEQLAIDRIKELFGAAWANVQPHSGSSANLAVYKALLQEGDTVLGMDLSHGGHLTHGNKANFSGISYNMVAYKVDPNTELIDMEEVRRLALEHKPKMIIAGASAYSRIIDFEAFGKIAEEVGAYLFCDIAHIAGLVAAGLHPNPVPYAHVVTSTTHKTLRGPRGGVIFSRDAELGAKIDRAVFPGYQGGPLEHVIAAKAVAFYEALQPEFKDYAAQIIKNAQALANEFVKLGYRVVSGGTDNHLFVLDLRPQGINGTKATKLLDANHITISKSTLPYDTEKILHGGGIRIGTPAVTTRGMKESDMATIASLIDRTFKGEDVQTEVHAFASKFPLP; from the coding sequence ATGACGCAGACCACCGTAAGAGACCTGAAGATTTTTGAACTCATCGAGCAGGAACGTCAGAGACAGATCCACGGACTGGAACTCATCGCTTCCGAGAACTTTGTTTCCTCTGATGTCAGAGAAGCTGCCGGAAGCGTCCTGACCAACAAATACGCCGAAGGCTACCCCGGCAAACGCTGGTACGGTGGCTGCGAAGTGGTCGACCAGGTCGAGCAACTCGCCATTGACCGCATCAAAGAACTCTTCGGCGCAGCCTGGGCCAACGTGCAACCCCACTCCGGTTCCAGTGCCAACCTCGCCGTGTACAAGGCCCTGCTGCAAGAAGGGGACACCGTGCTGGGCATGGACCTCTCCCACGGTGGGCACCTCACCCACGGCAACAAGGCCAACTTCTCCGGCATCAGTTACAACATGGTCGCCTACAAGGTGGACCCCAACACCGAACTGATCGACATGGAAGAAGTGCGCCGCCTTGCCCTGGAGCACAAACCCAAGATGATCATCGCCGGGGCCAGTGCCTACTCCCGCATCATCGACTTTGAAGCTTTCGGCAAGATCGCCGAAGAAGTCGGAGCCTACCTGTTCTGCGACATCGCCCACATCGCCGGTCTGGTTGCTGCGGGCCTGCACCCCAACCCCGTCCCCTACGCCCACGTGGTCACCAGCACCACCCACAAAACCCTGCGGGGTCCCCGTGGTGGCGTGATCTTCAGCCGTGACGCCGAACTCGGAGCCAAAATTGACCGTGCTGTGTTCCCTGGTTATCAGGGTGGTCCTCTGGAGCACGTCATTGCTGCCAAAGCTGTGGCCTTCTATGAAGCCCTGCAACCCGAATTCAAAGACTACGCAGCCCAGATCATCAAGAATGCTCAGGCCCTCGCAAATGAATTCGTGAAACTGGGTTACCGTGTGGTCAGTGGTGGCACCGACAACCACCTGTTCGTGCTCGACCTGCGTCCCCAGGGCATCAACGGCACCAAAGCCACCAAACTGCTGGATGCCAACCACATCACCATCTCCAAGTCCACCCTCCCTTATGACACCGAAAAAATCCTGCACGGAGGCGGCATCCGCATCGGGACCCCTGCAGTCACCACCCGTGGCATGAAGGAGTCGGACATGGCCACCATTGCCTCCCTGATTGACCGCACCTTCAAGGGCGAAGACGTTCAGACCGAAGTGCACGCGTTTGCCAGCAAGTTCCCCCTGCCTTAA